One window of the Rissa tridactyla isolate bRisTri1 chromosome 9, bRisTri1.patW.cur.20221130, whole genome shotgun sequence genome contains the following:
- the CD276 gene encoding CD276 antigen isoform X2 codes for MLCPLLALGALVLSLAGAMEIQVPDEPVVALFGRDATLSCSFSPEANFSLDDLNLIWQLTDTKRLVHRFSGGQDQLADQLGSYTNRTALFYDQLAQGNVSLLLRRVEISDEGSFTCFVWVRDYSRAAVTLQVAAPYSKPNMNLEPNKDLKPGDLAVVSCHASRGYPEASVLWQDSRGSNITENVTTSQVANEEGLFDVHSVLQVLVEPSITYSCLVRNPVLQQETQASVTITGQHLAFPAVALWVTVGLAVCVVGLLAVLAYVCQKKIRESYEEEEENAGNVAGMEEQDEEGEGPKTALQLLKSSESKDDNEQEID; via the exons ATGCTCTGCCCGCTGCTtgccctgggagcactggtgctcagcctggcag GTGCCATGGAGATCCAGGTCCCAGATGAGCCCGTGGTGGCTCTTTTCGGCCGAGACGCCACCCTGAGCTGCTCCTTTTCCCCTGAGGCCAACTTCAGCCTCGATGACCTCAACCTCATCTGGCAGCTGACAGACACCAAGCGCTTGGTCCACAGGTTCTCCGGTGGCCAGGACCAGCTGGCAGACCAGCTTGGGAGCTACACCAACCGTACGGCCCTCTTTTATGATCAGCTGGCCCAGGGCAACGTCTCCCTGCTCCTCCGACGTGTGGAGATCTCAGATGAGGGCAGCTTCACCTGCTTCGTTTGGGTCCGGGACTACAGCAGGGCAGCTGTGACATTGCAGGTGGCAG CTCCGTACTCCAAGCCCAATATGAACCTGGAGCCCAACAAGGACTTGAAGCCAGGAGATCTGGCGGTCGTGAGTTGCCATGCTTCCCGTGGCTATCCTGAGGCCAGTGTCCTCTGGCAGGACAGCCGGGGCAGCAACATCACAGAAAATGTCACCACATCCCAGGTGGCCAACGAGGAAGGTCTCTTTGATGTGCACAGTGTCCTCCAGGTGCTGGTGGAGCCCAGCATCACCTACTCCTGCCTGGTGCGAAACccagtgctgcagcaggagaCCCAGGCCTCTGTCACCATCACGG GCCAACACCTCGCCTTCCCCGCTGTGGCTCTCTGGGTGACAGTGGGACTCGCCGTCTGCGTTGTGGGGCTACTTGCTGTCCTGGCATACGTGTGCCAGAAGAAAATCCGCGAGAGCtacgaggaagaggaggaaaatgcaggCAACGTGGCGG ggaTGGAGGAGCAAGACGAGGAGGGGGAAGGACCCAAGACAG CCTTGCAGCTGCTGAAGAGCTCAGAGAGCAAAGACG ATAACGAGCAAGAAATTGATTGA
- the CD276 gene encoding CD276 antigen isoform X1, with amino-acid sequence MLCPLLALGALVLSLAGAMEIQVPDEPVVALFGRDATLSCSFSPEANFSLDDLNLIWQLTDTKRLVHRFSGGQDQLADQLGSYTNRTALFYDQLAQGNVSLLLRRVEISDEGSFTCFVWVRDYSRAAVTLQVAAPYSKPNMNLEPNKDLKPGDLAVVSCHASRGYPEASVLWQDSRGSNITENVTTSQVANEEGLFDVHSVLQVLVEPSITYSCLVRNPVLQQETQASVTITGQHLAFPAVALWVTVGLAVCVVGLLAVLAYVCQKKIRESYEEEEENAGNVAGMEEQDEEGEGPKTALQLLKSSESKDGECISIGPRPGFRRRFLPKHTGDDAQI; translated from the exons ATGCTCTGCCCGCTGCTtgccctgggagcactggtgctcagcctggcag GTGCCATGGAGATCCAGGTCCCAGATGAGCCCGTGGTGGCTCTTTTCGGCCGAGACGCCACCCTGAGCTGCTCCTTTTCCCCTGAGGCCAACTTCAGCCTCGATGACCTCAACCTCATCTGGCAGCTGACAGACACCAAGCGCTTGGTCCACAGGTTCTCCGGTGGCCAGGACCAGCTGGCAGACCAGCTTGGGAGCTACACCAACCGTACGGCCCTCTTTTATGATCAGCTGGCCCAGGGCAACGTCTCCCTGCTCCTCCGACGTGTGGAGATCTCAGATGAGGGCAGCTTCACCTGCTTCGTTTGGGTCCGGGACTACAGCAGGGCAGCTGTGACATTGCAGGTGGCAG CTCCGTACTCCAAGCCCAATATGAACCTGGAGCCCAACAAGGACTTGAAGCCAGGAGATCTGGCGGTCGTGAGTTGCCATGCTTCCCGTGGCTATCCTGAGGCCAGTGTCCTCTGGCAGGACAGCCGGGGCAGCAACATCACAGAAAATGTCACCACATCCCAGGTGGCCAACGAGGAAGGTCTCTTTGATGTGCACAGTGTCCTCCAGGTGCTGGTGGAGCCCAGCATCACCTACTCCTGCCTGGTGCGAAACccagtgctgcagcaggagaCCCAGGCCTCTGTCACCATCACGG GCCAACACCTCGCCTTCCCCGCTGTGGCTCTCTGGGTGACAGTGGGACTCGCCGTCTGCGTTGTGGGGCTACTTGCTGTCCTGGCATACGTGTGCCAGAAGAAAATCCGCGAGAGCtacgaggaagaggaggaaaatgcaggCAACGTGGCGG ggaTGGAGGAGCAAGACGAGGAGGGGGAAGGACCCAAGACAG CCTTGCAGCTGCTGAAGAGCTCAGAGAGCAAAGACGGTGAGTGCATTTCCATAGGACCGCGGCCTGGCTTCAGGCGAAGGTTTCTTCCTAAGCACACTGGAGATGACGCTCAGATCTAA